Proteins encoded together in one Impatiens glandulifera chromosome 1, dImpGla2.1, whole genome shotgun sequence window:
- the LOC124919316 gene encoding cytochrome P450 81Q32-like, giving the protein MDQTSLILISLSSSVLVFIFLKSVLSHRHRRNLPPSPPSVPLIGHLHLLKFPAHRSLQNLSQKLGPIFSLQLGTQLAVIVSSPSTIEECLTKNDIIFANRPKFVVTKYFGYNYTTVTSSPYGDHWRNLRRLMTVDLLSSNRLNGFLFIRREEVRFMLRELYRLSNGGFSRVQIRSTLKELAYNNVMRMMTGKRYYGQEELSNNHEASVFRALIEEVLQYGGISNLGDFFPILKLIDYGNFEKNVRKVHNKMDTFLQNLIEGCRLNKNGNSVVDHLLSLQESQPEYYTDEIIKGFILVLLVAGTDTSSVTIEWAMTLLVNHPEVLRKARDEIDNCIDGQDRFLNEPDLAKLPYLQCIIYETMRLFPAVPLLLPHFSSDDCKVAGYDVPRGTLLMVNAWAMHRDPNVWDEPLRFNPERFEGNESERHKLIIPFGMGRRACPGAALAQRIVGLALGSLIHCFEWKRVGEEKVDLSEGKGITLPKAEPLKVMCKPRDILCQTFTDLN; this is encoded by the exons ATGGATCAAACAAGTTTAATACTTATCTCTCTCTCCTCCTCTGTCCTGGTTTTCATCTTCCTAAAATCAGTCTTATCTCACCGCCATCGCCGAAACCTTCCACCGAGTCCACCGTCCGTCCCTTTAATCGGTCATCTTCATCTCCTCAAATTCCCAGCACacagatctcttcaaaatctaTCCCAAAAATTAGGTCCAATTTTCTCTCTACAACTGGGAACCCAGTTAGCGGTCATCGTCTCGTCTCCTTCCACGATTGAAGAATGTTTAACAAAAAACGATATCATTTTTGCAAATCGACCCAAATTCGTGGTTACAAAGTATTTTGGTTACAATTACACGACGGTTACATCCTCCCCCTACGGTGATCACTGGCGTAACCTCCGGCGACTAATGACGGTGGATTTGCTCTCCTCCAACCGACTCAACGGGTTCTTGTTCATCCGGCGAGAAGAGGTCAGGTTTATGCTTCGTGAACTCTACCGTCTCTCAAATGGCGGATTTTCCCGCGTCCAAATAAG GTCAACTTTAAAGGAGCTTGCATATAACAACGTTATGAGAATGATGACCGGAAAAAGATACTATGGTCAAGAAGAACTTTCAAACAACCATGAAGCTAGCGTGTTTAGAGCACTTATAGAAGAGGTTCTTCAATATGGTGGGATATCCAATCTCGGAGATTTCTTTCCAATTCTAAAGTTGATTGATTATGGGAATTTCGAGAAGAATGTAAGAAAGGTCCATAATAAGATGGATACATTCCTCCAAAATCTTATAGAAGGTTGTCGTCTCAACAAAAATGGAAACTCTGTGGTCGATCACTTACTCTCTTTACAAGAATCACAACCCGAATACTACACCGACGAAATCATCAAAGGATTTATATTG GTATTGTTAGTAGCTGGTACAGACACATCATCGGTAACAATAGAATGGGCAATGACTCTATTAGTAAACCACCCCGAGGTTTTAAGAAAGGCGAGAGATGAGATAGACAATTGCATCGATGGTCAAGATCGCTTTTTGAATGAACCAGATCTTGCTAAGTTGCCTTACCTCCAATGCATCATATATGAGACTATGCGTTTATTCCCTGCGGTGCCACTCCTCTTGCCCCACTTTTCCTCTGATGATTGCAAGGTGGCAGGCTACGATGTGCCACGTGGAACCCTACTTATGGTTAATGCATGGGCCATGCATAGGGACCCTAATGTTTGGGATGAACCATTGCGATTCAATCCAGAGAGATTCGAAGGCAATGAAAGTGAAAGACACAAGCTAATAATACCTTTCGGAATGGGGAGAAGGGCTTGTCCGGGAGCTGCTCTAGCCCAGCGAATCGTGGGCCTGGCCTTAGGGTCGTTGATCCATTGCTTCGAATGGAAGAGGGTTGGTGAAGAAAAAGTTGATCTGAGTGAGGGGAAAGGAATTACCCTGCCCAAAGCTGAACCACTAAAAGTCATGTGCAAACCTCGGGACATCTTGTGTCAGACTTTCACGGATCTAAACTAG